The Streptomyces sp. NBC_01775 genome includes a region encoding these proteins:
- a CDS encoding YceI family protein, translated as MGLGALLRRKSKTADTGGPQAVGLPEGAGLFSVELCDPMGHPLPGADVTLTDAANGRRVIKATTDPYGRVTVTLPAGGYTLMGSVEGLQPVHRTVEVAPGFRAQPERVRMEAGQQPGLPQTGVWMFDPPHTSIRFVARHVGMAHVHGRFTRFDGGIRVADRMEDSYIEITIDAASIDTGNKSRDNHLRSPDFLDVGRYPYLHFVSNKLTHRSGTKWAVQGTLTLHGVSRTVSLDTTYLGAVNGGYAEELRCAALATAELHREDYTLNWRNMLARGIAIVGPTVKLEMDIQAMYRNEGTPTPPE; from the coding sequence ATGGGCCTCGGGGCACTCCTGAGGAGGAAGTCGAAGACCGCCGACACCGGGGGCCCGCAGGCTGTCGGGCTCCCGGAGGGGGCCGGGCTCTTCAGCGTGGAGCTGTGCGACCCGATGGGGCACCCGCTTCCCGGGGCGGACGTCACCCTGACCGACGCCGCCAACGGCCGGCGCGTCATCAAGGCCACCACCGACCCCTACGGGCGGGTCACCGTGACCTTGCCAGCGGGTGGCTACACGCTCATGGGGAGCGTCGAGGGACTTCAGCCGGTGCACCGCACCGTCGAGGTCGCCCCCGGCTTCCGTGCCCAGCCCGAGCGGGTGCGGATGGAGGCGGGCCAGCAGCCAGGGCTGCCGCAGACCGGCGTGTGGATGTTCGACCCCCCGCACACCTCGATCCGCTTCGTCGCCCGGCACGTCGGAATGGCCCATGTCCACGGCCGCTTCACCCGCTTCGACGGGGGCATCCGGGTCGCCGATCGCATGGAGGACTCGTACATCGAGATCACCATCGACGCCGCCAGCATCGACACGGGCAACAAGTCCCGCGACAACCACCTGCGTTCGCCCGACTTCCTCGACGTCGGGCGCTACCCCTACCTGCACTTCGTCAGCAACAAACTCACCCACCGCAGCGGCACCAAGTGGGCGGTCCAGGGCACGCTCACTCTGCACGGCGTCAGCCGCACCGTCAGCCTGGACACCACCTACCTCGGCGCCGTCAACGGCGGCTACGCGGAGGAGCTGCGCTGTGCTGCCCTGGCCACGGCCGAACTGCACCGCGAGGACTACACGCTGAACTGGCGCAACATGCTGGCCCGGGGCATCGCCATCGTCGGCCCCACGGTCAAGCTGGAGATGGACATCCAAGCGATGTACCGCAACGAAGGCACCCCCACCCCGCCGGAATAG